Proteins from a genomic interval of Rosa chinensis cultivar Old Blush chromosome 2, RchiOBHm-V2, whole genome shotgun sequence:
- the LOC112183874 gene encoding uncharacterized protein LOC112183874, with the protein MEKRGFFTVKSAYWVAREQVLGNVLTTTSNGDPFRELWRRLWKANVPGKVHICVWRACSNLLPTRDRLLTKGYMGEVNCMLCTHRLEDTAHIFCKCPIALELLFGASFNIQSSLLPNLNFKEWTLEQALSLKAETFEKLMMIIWALWKNRNLKLWENRSQTATDMLFSCVTWLEEFQKTRKPAVLPVKQIRQKWKPAAANRVKINVDGAFLEQIPHGEIGGIMRDSSSQFIAAFTQSVQHVTSVKHVELLAIRAGIDLTKQLQLHQATIESDCLQAVQEIAYADYQSLDFGSVIDDIRVGMMDIQGVQICFAPRTSNKVAHKLANMAFDSGQHETWFGSVPNCILDIVQQETHPPI; encoded by the coding sequence ATGGAGAAGAGGGGTTTCTTTACTGTTAAAAGTGCTTATTGGGTGGCTAGGGAGCAAGTACTTGGTAATGTCTTAACTACAACTTCGAATGGTGATCCATTTAGAGAATTATGGAGGAGACTGTGGAAAGCAAATGTCCCTGGCAAAGTTCACATCTGTGTTTGGCGTGCCTGTAGCAATCTGTTGCCCACAAGAGACCGCCTGCTTACTAAAGGATACATGGGAGAAGTCAACTGCATGCTATGCACTCATAGACTTGAAGACACAGCCCACATTTTTTGTAAGTGTCCAATAGCTCTTGAATTATTATTTGGTGCTTCCTTTAATATTCAGAGCTCTCTTCTTCCTAATCTTAACTTCAAAGAATGGACGTTGGAGCAAGCTTTGAGTCTTAAGGCTGAGACCTTCGAGAAACTCATGATGATCATATGGGCGCTGTGGAAGAATAGAAATCTAAAATTATGGGAAAATAGGTCACAAACTGCAACTGATATGCTCTTTAGTTGTGTAACCTGGCTTGAAGAGTTTCAAAAGACCAGAAAGCCTGCTGTCTTGCCGGTTAAACAGATACGACAGAAGTGGAAGCCTGCTGCTGCCAATAGAGTAAAAATCAATGTTGACGGTGCTTTTTTAGAGCAGATACCACATGGAGAAATTGGGGGAATCATGCGGGACTCAAGCAGCCAGTTCATTGCTGCTTTTACTCAATCGGTGCAGCATGTTACTTCTGTAAAGCATGTGGAACTGTTAGCCATTagagctggtattgacctcaccAAACAGCTGCAACTACACCAAGCAACCATTGAATCTGATTGCCTGCAAGCAGTTCAAGAGATTGCATATGCAGATTATCAGTCTTTGGACTTTGGAAGTGTCATTGACGACATTCGAGTTGGGATGATGGACATTCAGGGGGTACAAATCTGTTTTGCGCCTAGAACGAGCAACAAAGTTGCTCACAAACTAGCCAATATGGCTTTTGATTCAGGTCAACATGAAACTTGGTTTGGTTCTGTTCCAAATTGTATTCTGGACATTGTACAACAAGAGACTCATCCTCCTATTTGA